A region from the Nocardioides exalbidus genome encodes:
- a CDS encoding PhoH family protein: MTETNTPQERPTHTVVVPNSIDMVSVLGPGDAHLRVIERAFKADVHVRGNRITLTGDSAEVAMAERLLDEIVTIVRTGQGVTDETVERIVQMLQTETQERPADVLSLNILSNRGRTIRPKTLNQKRYVESIDNSTITFGIGPAGTGKTYLAMAKAVQALQAKEVNRIILSRPAVEAGERLGFLPGTLSEKIDPYLRPLYDALHDMVDPETIPKLLAAGTIEVAPLAFLRGRSLNDSFIILDEAQNTTPEQMKMFLTRLGFGSRIVVTGDTSQVDLPSGTKSGLRVVESILDGVEDITFCRLTGTDVVRHRLVGRIVEAYEVADAEREADRPTSTQATTGRGPSRGQR, encoded by the coding sequence ATGACTGAGACGAACACCCCGCAGGAGAGGCCGACCCACACGGTCGTCGTCCCCAACAGCATCGACATGGTCTCGGTCCTCGGCCCGGGCGACGCGCACCTCCGGGTCATCGAGCGGGCGTTCAAGGCCGACGTCCACGTCCGCGGCAACCGGATCACCCTCACCGGCGACTCCGCCGAGGTGGCGATGGCCGAGCGGCTGCTCGACGAGATCGTGACGATCGTGCGCACCGGCCAGGGCGTCACCGACGAGACGGTCGAGCGCATCGTGCAGATGCTGCAGACCGAGACCCAGGAGCGCCCGGCCGACGTGCTGAGCCTCAACATCCTGTCCAACCGCGGCCGCACGATCCGTCCGAAGACGCTCAACCAGAAGCGCTACGTCGAGTCGATCGACAACTCCACGATCACCTTCGGCATCGGCCCCGCCGGCACGGGCAAGACCTATCTCGCGATGGCCAAGGCCGTGCAGGCGCTGCAGGCCAAGGAGGTCAACCGGATCATCCTGAGCCGCCCGGCCGTCGAGGCGGGGGAGCGGCTCGGCTTCCTGCCCGGCACGCTCAGCGAGAAGATCGACCCCTACCTGCGCCCGCTCTACGACGCGCTGCACGACATGGTCGACCCCGAGACGATCCCCAAGCTGCTCGCCGCCGGCACGATCGAGGTCGCGCCGCTGGCGTTCCTGCGCGGTCGCTCGCTCAACGACTCCTTCATCATCCTCGACGAGGCGCAGAACACCACGCCCGAGCAGATGAAGATGTTCCTCACGCGGCTCGGCTTCGGCTCGCGCATCGTCGTCACCGGCGACACCAGCCAGGTCGACCTGCCCTCGGGCACGAAGTCCGGGCTCCGGGTGGTCGAGTCGATCCTCGACGGGGTCGAGGACATCACGTTCTGCCGCCTCACCGGCACCGACGTCGTACGCCACCGGCTCGTGGGTCGCATCGTCGAGGCCTACGAGGTCGCCGACGCCGAGCGGGAGGCCGACCGGCCGACGTCGACGCAGGCCACGACCGGCCGCGGCCCGTCGCGGGGACAGCGATGA